The genomic segment CGGTCATGGGCGCGCTGGAACTGACCCAGGACATTACAGGCGACTACGAGCAGGTGCTGACCTTCCAGGGCATCATTGTGGTCATGTGCCTCATGTCTTCGGTAGTCATGTTTGCCTTGCTGCTCATGCTTATCCACCGCTCCGAGCGGGTGCTGGCCGCGCGCATGCACAAAAACCGCATGCTGGAAAACGAGCTCCACAGCAACGAGCGCCTGGTGAGCATGGGGCGGGTGGTGGCCAGCATTGCCCATGAGATCCGCAACCCCCTGGGCATCATCCGCTCCAGCGCGGAGCTCTTGCAGCGCCGCACGGACAAGGCGGACGCGGGCACGCGGCGCATCCTGGGGGCTATTTATGACGAGGCCGTGCGCCTTTCCCAGACCGTCAACGACTTTCTGGACTACGCCCGCCCCCGCCAGCCCAAACAGGATATGGTGGACGTGGCCCTGGTGCTGGACCAGGTGTTGGCCTTTCTGGAAGGGGAAATGGGCCGACGCGGCGTGAGCGTGGAGCGCCAGTGCGCGCCCGGCCTGTTTGTGCGCGGGGACAAGGATTTGCTGTACCGGGCGTTTTACAATATCCTGGTCAACGGGCAGCAGGCTATGGAGGGCCCCGGCACGGTGCGCATCAGCGGCCGCGCGGACCAGAACGGCCGCGTCTGCCTGGAATTTCTGGATTCCGGCCCGGGGTTCGACCCCGCCACCTTGCCCAACCTTCTGGATCCCTTCTTTACGACCAAGGACGGCGGCACCGGGCTGGGGCTGCCCATTGTGCAGTCCATCATCACCAGCCACGGCGGGTCAATAGCGCTGGAAAACGGCCCCGAAGGCGGCGCGCTGGTGCGCGTGCTGCTGCCGGCGGCCGACGCGGCGCACGGGAAGGCATAATGAGCGAAAAAGCGCATATTCTGGTCATTGACGACGAAAAAAACTATCTGCTGGTGCTCCAGACCCTGCTGGAGGACGAAGGCTACACGGTGACGGCCATCAACGACCCGGAAACGGCCCTGGCCTTTCTGGAAGAAAGCGAAGTGGACGCCGTGGTCACGGATATGAAGATGCCTAAGGTCTCCGGCCGTCAGGTGCTGGAGCGGGTGAAAAAAACCTGGCCTTACATCCCGGTGCTGATCATGACGGCCTTCGGCTCCATTGAGAGCGCCGTGGAGGTCATGAAGTACGGGGCCTTTGACTACATCACCAAGCCCTTTTCCAACGACGAGCTTTTGCTCTCCATCCACAACGCCGTGGAGCTTTCCCGCGCCCACCGCCAGTACCGTCTGCTGCAGGAGGCCATGGAAGACCGCTACGGCGTGCACAAGATTGTGGGCCGCAGCAAGGCCATCCGCGACGTGCTGCTTATGGTGGAGCGCGCCGCGCCCAGCCGCTCCACGGTGCTCATCACCGGCGAATCGGGCACGGGCAAGGAGCTGGTGGCCCGCGCCATCCACTATACCAGCCCGCGCAAGGACAAGCCCTTTGTTTCCGTTAACTGCATGGCCCTCAACCCCGGCGTGCTGGAAAGCGAACTCTTCGGGCACGAGAAAGGATCCTTCACCGGGGCCGTGGCCCTGCGCCGGGGCCGTTTTGAACAGGCCGACGGCGGCACGCTTTTCCTGGACGAAATCGCCGAGCTGACCCCGGACCTCCAGGTCAAGCTGCTGCGCGTTCTGCAGGAGCGCCGCTTTGAGCGCGTGGGCGGCGGCGAGGAAATTGAGGTGGATATCCGCGTGGTGGCCGCCACCAACAAGGATCTGGCCGCCCTGGTGGAGAAGGGCACGTTCCGCGACGACCTCTACTACCGGCTCAACGTGGTGCAGATTCCCCTGCCGCCCCTGCGGGAACGGCGGGAGGACATCCCCCTGCTGGTGGCCCACTTTGTGGAAAAGGTCTGCACGGAAAACAGCATGCCGCCCAAAACCTTCAGCACCGAGGCCCTCAACTACATGACCGGTTACGAGTGGCCGGGCAACATCCGCCAACTGGAAAACGTGGTGGAAAGCTGCCTTGTTCTGGTGCCCGGCAACGTCATCCAGGTGGATAACCTGCCGGCGGAAATCCGCGACGAGGAATCCCAGTTCAAAAGCGCCGTGGACCTTCTGCCCGTGCAGCTGGACCTGGCCGACACCCTGGAAAAAATCGAGGCCGCGCTCATCCGCCGCGCTCTGGTGCGGGCCGATCTGGTGCAGGTCAAGGCTGCGGAATTTCTGGGCATCTCCAAAAGTTTGCTTCAGTATAAGTTGAAAAAATACGGCATTACAGGGCATTAGGGCATTTCAACTTTGAAATGCCCTGGCGGCTACGTGAGCAGGCGTCCGCCGTGGAGGCGCAAGCACAATTTATTTGTGCGGTTAAGCGCCGCAGCGAGCGCGTCGTAATCTTTGAGAATGCCTGTTCTTAAAGGTAATTTGCCCTGGAGGCAGAGCGTCAACCCGTTGCTCTCCCCCTGCGTTGGGGATTGGTTAGAGCCAGGTTCAGGGAAAGCGCGTCCTACACCGTCCCCCCTTGCGTTGGGAACTGGGCGCGCGCAAAGGGCGCTGGGCATGCGTCGGGCCGTAGTGCCGACCTGGCGTGTGGCCAGGTTGCGGGGCGCGGGGCAGCGTGCGCCGCGGCCTCTTTACAGACCTAGGGTTTTGGTATAGGTTGAACAACCAATCTAAATCTCGCCAGTGTCTTCCCGTGGGTTGCAGTGCGCCGTCAAGGGCGGTATCCCAGTTTGCAGGTCTGCGCGGCAGACCGCGCCGCTTCGCTGTTCCGCAGCGAGGGTGCAGCCGCATGAGGCCGGGACCGCACGGCGGGCCGCCCCCTGGGCGTACCCTTGGGCGGGAGATTTGCAGAAAAGAGGTTCCGCAATGGTCAGCACCAACAGCAAGAGCGGCCGCGCGCCGGCCGTCCGGGGCCGCAGGCGCAGCATCCAGCGGCCGCGTGTGCATACGGAAGTTTTGTCCTGCCTTCTGGAGGACATCCAGTCCGGGGTTTACGCCGTGGGGCAGAATCTGCCTTCGGAACGGGAGCTCATGGACGAATTCGGCGTGGGGCGGCCCGCCGTGCGCGAGGCCCTGGCGGCTTTGGCGCGCATGGGGCTTATTGAGGTTTCGCCTGGCCTCAGGGCGCGGGTCTGCCGCCTTACACTGCAGCCCTTGCTGCGGGAAATGCGCGCCACGCTGGACATCTACTCCAGTTCGGCCGAAGGCTGGCAGCAACTGCACGACGTGCGGCTGTTTTTTGAGACTGCGGTGGTGCGGCACATGGCCCGTACCGTCACGGACGAGCAGCTGGCGAGCCTGCAAAACCTGCTGGAAAACCAGCGCAAACTCCTGGACGCCTCGGAAATCCGGGCCTTTGCGGAGGCGGACATCGATTTCCACCGCTACTTGGTGGAATGCGTGGGCAACAGCTTCCTGGGCCTGCTGGCCGACGGCTTTGCCGGCTGGCTTATCACGCCGCTCTACGCCTCCATGCAGGTGCGGCGGCAGAGCGAGCGCTCCTACCGGGCGCATCTGGCGGTTTTTGAAGCCCTGAAAAAACGCGATCCGGATCTGGCCGAGGGGGCCCTGCGCACCCATCTGGAGGAAATGCGCGGCATCTATCAGGTGGACGTGATGGCTGCGCCCGAAAAAACGGACGCGGCCTGCGAGGACAGCGCGACAAAATAGCGCGGCGCAGTTGCGACGCATCTGGACGGGAGCGGGCGGAGCCATCTGCCCGCTCCTTTTGCGTTTTGCGGCGGAGCGCCTTCCACGGGCTGGCGGGCGATGGTACGCTGTGGCTTACGCTTTTTCAAAGGGCGGGGGAGGGCGCCAGCGCCAGAACAGGGCCAGGAGGGGGATAAGGCCGGCCAGTTCCGCCAGTTCGCGCGGGGCCACGCGGCCGCAGGCCCACCACAGGGCCGCGCTGCACAGGGCCGCGCCCAGCAGCATGGCCCACTGGCCCAGGCGCATGGGCCGGGCGGTCCACTGAAAATAGCCCACGGTGAGCAGGGCCACCCAGATCTTGGTGATGGTCAGGGAAAGGGCCGCGCCTTCCAGGGGCATGCGGGGGATGAGCACAAAACAGCAGATAAGGTTGCAGATCAGGCCGCTGACGTAGAAGGCCAGGAGCAGGCGATGGCGACGCATGCCGATCATGGCGTAGGCGGCCAGGTTGTGCAGAAAGGCCGTGGCCAGGCAGGGGGTGAGCAGGCGCTGGGCTGTGACGGCGCTCTGGTAGTTGGGGCCGTAGATAAGGGGCAGGAAGCGGTCGCTTTCCACGCAGATGAGGAAGATGATGGGCAGAGAGGCGGCCCAGAGGGTGCGGGCGGTCTGCCCGGCCAGTTGCCTGAAGGCGGCTTTATCCTGCGCCCAGTAGCGGGCCAGAAGGGGAAAGATGACCTTGCCCAGCAGCGCGCTGGAGACCAGCACGGAAAGGCCCTCCACGGTTTCCCAGGCCACGCCGTAGCCGCCCACGTCGGCGTTGCCGCCGTATTGCTTGAGAAAAATGACGTTGATTTTATTGTAGAACATGGCGCAGGCGGCCATGCAGGTAAAGACCAGGCCGTTCTTCATCTGGCGGGCCAGGTCGCGCATGCCGTTGAGGCCCACGCCAGCCAGGGGGTTGCGGCGCAGGGCCACGAGGGCGAAGATGATGAAGAACAGGGATTCCAACGGCTTGTAAAGGGCAATGAGCAGGGGCGAGGCGTTCAGCAGCACGCAGCCGATGCCGAAGCCGATGCCCACCAGGGAGGCTGGCACGCGGATGCGCATTTCCACATCCTGGCGGCCGCGCGCCTGGCAGAGGGCGAAGAAGGAATCGCTCACGCCGTCCAGGCCCAGGCCCAGGGCGATGCAAAGGACCACCAGGCGCAGTTCCGGCGTATAGTGCTGCCAGCCCGTCACCAGCCAAGTGACCCCCAGGGCGGCCAGCAGAACCACCAGCTTGAGCCAGGTGACTTCGCCCAGCAGGGCGCGGGGGTGCCCTTCGCGCCGGGCGAAGGTGGAGAGCAGAAAGTCGTTGAGGCCCACGTCGGCCACGGTTTTGACCAGATACCCGTAAGTCAGGGCCAGCACAATCTGCCCCAGCACGTCGGGGCTGTGCCGGGCCAGGAGGATGGTGAAGGCGGTCCAGGCCAGGTCGCGCGTCCATTGCGCGCCCAGGATGTAGCCCAGCCTGCGGGGGATGCTCTTAAGCTTCATGAATCGGGCTTACCTGCCCCCTTTGAAGCGCACCACGGCCTTGAAGCCGGGTTTGAGCTCCAGGTTGGGGTTGGGCACGGTGAGCTCCACGGTGTAATAGGAAGGGTTTGCCACGTTCATATCATTGGAAACCCAGGAAATTTCATTAACCTTGCCCGTAAACTTCTTGTTGTTCAAGGAGGGGATTTCCACCTCCACGGCGTCGCCTTCTTTGATGCCGCTCACTTCGGCTTCGTAGACGGGCACCTGGATGAGCACGGGGTCCAGCTGCCCCACCCGGATGGGCGCGCTGCCGGCGGGCAGCAGGGTGCCGGTGTTGAGGGTAGCGTCCAGGGCAAGCACATAGCCGTCAATGGGCGAGGTGAGGGTCAGGGTGGCGGGCAGGGTTTCGCCTTCCCGGATGGATGCGCCGAAGTAGCCTTCCAGCTCTTTGAGGCGGGCGGCGAAGTTGCTTTCGGTCTTGCGGATGGTGGTGCGCAAAAGTTCAATGCGCCGCTGCAGGGATTGGACGTCGTCTTCCAGGCGGCTCAGGGCCTGGCGCGAGCCCAGGCCGGAGGCCACAAGCTGGCGGGTTTTGTTGCGCTGGGCCGAGGTTTCGGCCAGGCGGCGTTCCAGGTCCAGAACCTGGCCTTTCAGGTCTTCGGTGCCCGCGCCGGTGGTCACTTCGCGCTGGAGCACGCGTTCGGCTTCTTCCTGCAGGTGGTAGCGCAAAAGGGGCGCGCCTTTTTCCACGCGGTCGCCGGGCTTGACCAGCACCGTGTCCACCACGGCGTTGAAGGGCATGGATACGGCGCGGGTAACGGTGGTGACCACCTTGCCCGTGAGGATGGTGGCCCCGCTGCCGATGGAGGTTGGGGCTTCCGCCGCGCGGACCGTCGCTGCCGGTGCGGCCAGCAGCAGGGCCAGCAGCAGGGCCAGCAGGAGGGGGGCGGTCAGGAACGCGGGGGCAGGGCAAGGCGTGGACAGGGCGCGCGCGGCAGCGGCACAGGGGAGAAGACGGGGGCGCAGCATCACAGAATCTCCTTGGCAGGCAGCCCCAGGAAACGTTCCTGCAGCAGGCTGGCCACGTACATCCACTCCAGACGCGCCAGGCGGCACTCCAGATCGGCCTTGATGTAGTCCACGCGGGCCTGCACCTCAGCTTCGTGGAGCTTGGCCACGGCGGGGAACTGCTCAATGCCCTCGTTGAACGAAATATGCGCTTCCTTGAACTGCATGGCGGCCGTATCCAGGCGCGTTTTGGCCAGCTTGAGCTCGGTTTCGGCCAGGGCCACGCGCTGTTCGGCCTGGAGCCACTTGTTGGAATAGTCCGTGCGTTTGCGGGCCAGCTCATGGAAGGCCTGGGCCTTCTGCATGCGGGCGGTCTGCACGCCGCGGTAGCGGCGGCCCCAATCCACCAGGGGGAAGCTGACGTTGAAGTGGAGGAAGGTGTCCTCCTGGCCGCTGGTGGGCTGGTACTGCCCGGCAGGCGGATTGTTGTTGAGGGCAATGTTCATGTCGGGCATGTACTGGGCCCAGGCCACCATGATGTTGTAGTCCGCCAGTTTGACCTGGCCGCGGAGCAAAAGGTCGTCCTCGGTGGCGGGCCAGCGGTTGTCCCAGGTGAGCTTGCGGCCCTCGAAGCCGGCCAGGATGGTGTCGGCGCTGTCCGTATCCACGTTAAGGCGTTGTTGCGGCTCCACGCCGGCCAGAATCTTGAGCTGGGTGCGCTGCATGGTTTCGCGCATGCGGGTCTGCTCCAGCATAAGTTCCAGCTCGCGCTGGTGCTGCTGGGCCAGGTTCAGGGCCACGCCCTGGCGGCCTTCCACGGATTCCACCTGCTGCCAGTAGTCCGTCAGTTCCTTGCCCAGGGGCAGCAGCTCCTGCTGGGCCTTGACGATTTTTTGCTGCGCCTGGAGCTGCAGATAGGCCTGGGCGATTTTGTAGATGGCTTCGCCCACGGCCTTGCGGTGGGTGGCAATGGCCAGATTGACCATGGCTTTCTGCACCTGGTGCTCAAAATAGGTGGCCACAGGGTTGGGAAAGGCGGCGCTGAAGCCCACGCGCAGTTTGGTCTGGCCGTAGTCGCCGGGGGTATCCTTGGTGTCCATGTTGTAACGGGTGAGGTTGTTGGACACGGTGAGGGCCATGCGCGGTTCGGGCAGGTACTTCCACACGGCGTTGGTCAGGGCCACGCGCTTGATTTCCAGCTCCACGGCGCTGTTGACCAGCAAAGGCGACTGCTGGATGGTCAGAAAGACGCAGTCCTCAAAGGAAAAGACCTTGGAAGGATCGTAGAGGTTGGGCACCGCGGCTTCCAGTTTGGCCTTGTTTTCCACGGGCACGCCCGGGGCTTCCTCCAGCCAGTGCCGGGCGGGCAGCTCCGGCGATTTGAGCCCGGCCTTGTTGGAAGCGCAGGCGCAGAGGGCAAGGCTCAGCGCCACAAGCAGCAAAAACGGCAAAGGCCCCGATATGGTAGTGTGCGCACGTTGCATCTGGCACCCTTTGCGAAATCGCGCCGACCGTAGGCCGGGCGGGTGGATGGATATGGCCTGAAACCGCGGCGCGCATGGCCGCGTGCCTGTGTCCCCGCGCAACGCGTGCTGCGGAGACAAAATATGACGTTATACGGCGTCGGGCGCAGGGGCCGCGTCAGACCGCCGCCGGTCGAACTCCAGGTGGTGCAGGGTCAGAAAAACCTGCCCTGCCGCGTCCCGCGCCTGCGCGTCAAAGCGCAGCAGATTGGCGTCGGCCCAGGAGCGTTGCAGCACAAGCTGCCAGGGGCCGCCCTTGCCGACGCCCCGCCAGCGGATAAAGCCCGCCGCCGCCAGTCGCCAGCCGCGCAGCCCTGCCGCGGGATCAAAGACCGCGCCGGGCGCGTCAGTATGGTGGGCAATGGCCAGCCAGGCGGCCTGCACCAGGCCCTCTACCACATGGAGAGCATCAGTATAGCCGCAATCCGCAGCGGGGGCAATGGATGGCCGCTGCGGCGGCCGCAGGGTCGCGGCAAACCGGTGTTCGGGCAGGACGGAGAAATGCGTGAGCAGACGCCAGGCCGGCCCCAGCCCGGCGGCCGCATAA from the Desulfovibrio legallii genome contains:
- a CDS encoding sensor histidine kinase; amino-acid sequence: MFRHKKTAAPEAEQAGGKGNAPAADAESALPGYARTLSWLSLGVILLTSLGLSFFISNSARETLLTRQQEFARLLGENLNSQIFRRFALPTIFAYGRIALRQPEQYERLDQVVQSVIHGLPVERLRIYDFSRVVAYSTRKEDVGRAGLSPPYLDEILQGGAPRSEILSTIPAWQAPFRLPLEEGTFVLRVLYPLRGESLRPGETPPVMGALELTQDITGDYEQVLTFQGIIVVMCLMSSVVMFALLLMLIHRSERVLAARMHKNRMLENELHSNERLVSMGRVVASIAHEIRNPLGIIRSSAELLQRRTDKADAGTRRILGAIYDEAVRLSQTVNDFLDYARPRQPKQDMVDVALVLDQVLAFLEGEMGRRGVSVERQCAPGLFVRGDKDLLYRAFYNILVNGQQAMEGPGTVRISGRADQNGRVCLEFLDSGPGFDPATLPNLLDPFFTTKDGGTGLGLPIVQSIITSHGGSIALENGPEGGALVRVLLPAADAAHGKA
- a CDS encoding sigma-54-dependent transcriptional regulator, with protein sequence MSEKAHILVIDDEKNYLLVLQTLLEDEGYTVTAINDPETALAFLEESEVDAVVTDMKMPKVSGRQVLERVKKTWPYIPVLIMTAFGSIESAVEVMKYGAFDYITKPFSNDELLLSIHNAVELSRAHRQYRLLQEAMEDRYGVHKIVGRSKAIRDVLLMVERAAPSRSTVLITGESGTGKELVARAIHYTSPRKDKPFVSVNCMALNPGVLESELFGHEKGSFTGAVALRRGRFEQADGGTLFLDEIAELTPDLQVKLLRVLQERRFERVGGGEEIEVDIRVVAATNKDLAALVEKGTFRDDLYYRLNVVQIPLPPLRERREDIPLLVAHFVEKVCTENSMPPKTFSTEALNYMTGYEWPGNIRQLENVVESCLVLVPGNVIQVDNLPAEIRDEESQFKSAVDLLPVQLDLADTLEKIEAALIRRALVRADLVQVKAAEFLGISKSLLQYKLKKYGITGH
- a CDS encoding FCD domain-containing protein — its product is MSCLLEDIQSGVYAVGQNLPSERELMDEFGVGRPAVREALAALARMGLIEVSPGLRARVCRLTLQPLLREMRATLDIYSSSAEGWQQLHDVRLFFETAVVRHMARTVTDEQLASLQNLLENQRKLLDASEIRAFAEADIDFHRYLVECVGNSFLGLLADGFAGWLITPLYASMQVRRQSERSYRAHLAVFEALKKRDPDLAEGALRTHLEEMRGIYQVDVMAAPEKTDAACEDSATK
- a CDS encoding oligosaccharide flippase family protein, with protein sequence MKLKSIPRRLGYILGAQWTRDLAWTAFTILLARHSPDVLGQIVLALTYGYLVKTVADVGLNDFLLSTFARREGHPRALLGEVTWLKLVVLLAALGVTWLVTGWQHYTPELRLVVLCIALGLGLDGVSDSFFALCQARGRQDVEMRIRVPASLVGIGFGIGCVLLNASPLLIALYKPLESLFFIIFALVALRRNPLAGVGLNGMRDLARQMKNGLVFTCMAACAMFYNKINVIFLKQYGGNADVGGYGVAWETVEGLSVLVSSALLGKVIFPLLARYWAQDKAAFRQLAGQTARTLWAASLPIIFLICVESDRFLPLIYGPNYQSAVTAQRLLTPCLATAFLHNLAAYAMIGMRRHRLLLAFYVSGLICNLICCFVLIPRMPLEGAALSLTITKIWVALLTVGYFQWTARPMRLGQWAMLLGAALCSAALWWACGRVAPRELAELAGLIPLLALFWRWRPPPPFEKA
- a CDS encoding HlyD family secretion protein, whose amino-acid sequence is MLRPRLLPCAAAARALSTPCPAPAFLTAPLLLALLLALLLAAPAATVRAAEAPTSIGSGATILTGKVVTTVTRAVSMPFNAVVDTVLVKPGDRVEKGAPLLRYHLQEEAERVLQREVTTGAGTEDLKGQVLDLERRLAETSAQRNKTRQLVASGLGSRQALSRLEDDVQSLQRRIELLRTTIRKTESNFAARLKELEGYFGASIREGETLPATLTLTSPIDGYVLALDATLNTGTLLPAGSAPIRVGQLDPVLIQVPVYEAEVSGIKEGDAVEVEIPSLNNKKFTGKVNEISWVSNDMNVANPSYYTVELTVPNPNLELKPGFKAVVRFKGGR
- a CDS encoding TolC family protein, giving the protein MALSLALCACASNKAGLKSPELPARHWLEEAPGVPVENKAKLEAAVPNLYDPSKVFSFEDCVFLTIQQSPLLVNSAVELEIKRVALTNAVWKYLPEPRMALTVSNNLTRYNMDTKDTPGDYGQTKLRVGFSAAFPNPVATYFEHQVQKAMVNLAIATHRKAVGEAIYKIAQAYLQLQAQQKIVKAQQELLPLGKELTDYWQQVESVEGRQGVALNLAQQHQRELELMLEQTRMRETMQRTQLKILAGVEPQQRLNVDTDSADTILAGFEGRKLTWDNRWPATEDDLLLRGQVKLADYNIMVAWAQYMPDMNIALNNNPPAGQYQPTSGQEDTFLHFNVSFPLVDWGRRYRGVQTARMQKAQAFHELARKRTDYSNKWLQAEQRVALAETELKLAKTRLDTAAMQFKEAHISFNEGIEQFPAVAKLHEAEVQARVDYIKADLECRLARLEWMYVASLLQERFLGLPAKEIL